CGCTGGAGTGTCTGGAGCAGCTGTTTGAGCAGCCTATCGAGACCCGCGTTGAGGCGGTCCCTGTCGCAGTCCTCCTTTGTATCTTCTAGTGCCTTGTCGAACGAGTCGAGGACCGCGAGTAGGTCCGTCATCAATCGCTGAGTCGCGATCTTCGATCTCTCGAACCATTCCTTCTCCGTCCGCTTCTTGAAGTTCTCGAACTCAGCCTGGAGACGCTTCAAGTCGTCGGTGAGGTCGGCGATCTGCTTTTCCTTGAGCGTCATCGAGTCTTTCGGCGAGGGTTCCTTGGCTGTACCATTGTCGGGCATGACTGCTTCGTCCGTTTCCTCATCTGCCGTCGTCCATCGCCTCCAGGCACGTTCTCGTTTCGTCTAAGGTCCGCACTATGGTCCTAGCGTTTCAAGTGTGGGCCGAATAAGAGAAATTGAAGGGGTTTTGGGGGGTGGATCTCAGTCCATTCCGCCCTCGTCGCCCATGTCTGGTCCCTTGGGTCCCTTGCCGCCAGCACCGCCCTTCGAGGCGATGACATCGTCGATCCTCAGGATCATGACCGCTGCATCGGTGGCTGAGCTTATCGCCTGCCTTGCGATCCTGATGGGCTCCAGGACTTTCTCCTTCTTCATGTCCATGACCTTGCCCGTGAAGACATTGATGCCAGCGTACTTCTTGCCGCCCTTGTGCGCCTGCCTCAACGAAATCATGACATCGATCGGATCCAGGCCAGCGTTCTCGGAGAGCGCTATCGGAACGACCTCCATCGCGCTTGCGAACGCATCGATGGCGATCTGCTCCCTGCCGCCGACGGACGCTGCGTAGTCCCTCAGCTTGAGCGCGAGTTCGACTGCGGTCGACCCTCCGCCTGTGACCAGCTTTCCGTCCTCGTAAGCGACGGAGACAACGCTGATAGCGTCGTTGAGCGACCTGTCGATCTCGTCGACCACGTGCTCAGTGCCGCCTCTGATCAGGATGGAAACTGCCTTCGGGTTCTTGCAGCCAGTTACGAAAGTCATGCGGTCATCTGCGATCTTCTTCTCCTCGACGAGTGCTGCTTCGCCCAGGTCACTCGCCTTCAGGTCGTCGAGCTTCGTGACCAGGTTCGCACCAGTGGCCTTCGAGAGCTTCTCCATGTCGCTCTTCTTCACCCTGCGGACAGCGTAGATGCCTTCCTTCGCAAGATAGTGCTGCGCGAGGTCGTCGATGCCCTTCTGGGCGAAAAGCACAGTTGCTCCGGACTTCTTGACGATCGCAACCATCTTCTTGAGCATGTTCTCCTCTTCGTCGAGGAACGCATGCAGCTGGCTCGGGTCTGTTATCTCTATCTTCGCGTCGATCTCGGTCTTCTTTACCTCGAGTGCGGAGTCCACGAGCGCGACCTTGGCCTTCTCGACCTTCTTCGGCATTCCTGAGTGAACGGCCTCCTTGTCGACAATGATCCCTGCGATCATCTGCGTGTCGTCCATGGAGCCACCCTGCTTCTTCACGACCTGTATGTTGTCATCATCGACGTACCATTTGCCGTCCTTCTTCTCAGCAACGGCGCTGACTGCCCTCACGGCCACATCAGCGAGCAGGTCTCTGGATGCTGAGACGCTCTTCGATATCATCGATGTGCGCGCGATGTCCATCAAGGTGTCCTTATCATCTGGGGAGACCTTGATCGCGAGGTTCTCCAGCAGTTCCCTGGCCTTTGTCGCGGCCGCTCTGTAACCGCCTGAGATGACGGTCGGGTGGACGTTCTGCTCGATCATTGCCTCGGCCTTCTTTAGAAGCTCACCTGCAAGGATGACCGCGGTTGTAGTGCCGTCTCCGCATTCCTCGTCCTGTGTCTTTGCTACCTCGACTAGCATCTTCGCAGCCGGGTGCTCGACGTCGATCTCCTTCAGAATCGTGACCCCGTCGTTCGTGATGACGACATCGCCCATGCTGTCCACTAGCATCTTGTCCATGCCCCTCGGGCCCAGCGTGCTGCGGACCGAATCAGCGATTGCTCTGGCCGCAGTGATGTTGTTGAACTGCGCGCCCTTTCCTTTCTCTCTCTTGGTTCCTTCCTTCAGTATAAAAATCGGTGTTTGGCCTATCACTTTCCATACCTCCCTATCAACTGTCCAGATGGATTGACTTCCGCCTATGATTCCTGCGGTTAGGGTTTCGTATATGTTAGGACTTCTATATAAGCGTTGCGGAGTACCATTACGGCCCCTAGAGAGGCATCCCGCATCTGCCAGGCGGAGCGATATGAACTAGGTGCTCCTATCGCTTTGACTGATGAACCTCAGATTCCGGGATTCCCACTTGGATGTCGTCGGAGCGCGGCCTGAACTTGGAGAGGCTCTCAGTGGGCCGAAGCTCGTCTTGCCGCTCTCGAACGGCTTCTTCAGATCCTTTGAGCGCATCCTCATTCGGTCCTTTCTCGCGTCATTGTGCTTGCACGGGCGCTCATGCGTGCGTAGCATGTTATATCTAGGCCGTCTGTGGTTGTCCGGACCTACCTATGATTGTAGTTCCTTACGTGAGCATCAATGGTCGTACCTTGACTAAGCGCGCTTACCCGCGCGGAAAGTTGGCGGACTTCGCATCGAAGCTATCGGACGACTTCGAGAAGCTCTATCTCGCGGATCTCGACGGCATCAACCGCAACAAGCCGCAACTCGACCTCGCTCAGGAAGTGTGCGAAGAGATATCGACTTTCTACGAGGGCGGAGTACGCTTCTCGAACAACGTGATAGACATGTTGATAACGGGCGCGGAAAAGGCCGTCATAGGCACCGCGACTCTTGCGAGCCTTGACGACCTGAGAGGAGCCTTTAAGCTTTCAGAAAACATTACGCTTAAAGTAGACTACCGGGATGGGATCGTGAGTTTTGACCCCGCTATTGCTGGCAGAGCCCTCCTTGACCTTTCTCGGGACGTTCGCGAAGTCGGCATAACCGACTTGTTCGTCCCGGGCAGTCTGGCCAGGGAAGCCGCTGCGGTTAAGCAGGAACTCGGTTTCTCCCTCGGAGTCTTCGCCTCGGTGACGGAGCGCTCGAGCCTCGAGTCGCTCGGAGTAGACTACATCGTCGCAGAGGATTACGGGAGATTGGAAGGTCATGAGTGAGCTGCAGAGGAGCATCGTATTGCTGTTCAGGAGGAAGGGGAAGGAGTTCCTCACTGAGAGGGAGTTCGTCTTCTCGGCCTCCATGGATCTCAGGTGGTTCTCGCCGAAGGATGCGCAGAAACTCCTGGACGCTGGTTTGACGGGTGGCTATCTGAGGAAGAAGAATGGGAACGTCTTCCCGACATTTGACATGGACGGCATCGATGTGCCCTTAGACTACAAACCCACCAAGGAGATGCTTGAGCAGACACCGAAAGCGCAGGTGGATTTCTTCTCGGAGATCGTGGACAAGATCGTCAGAACGAAGGCTGTTCCGAAGCGAGAGGTCGTCTCCAGAGTGAACAAGAAGCAGGAGCTTCTTGGAATCGATGTCGAGCCAGCTGCATTGTTGGTCGCGTCGGACTACGGCCTGCTTGTCGACAATTCGTTCATCGAGCGGGCGGAATCGGAGATCCTTCACAGGGACTTCTCAATCTGACCGATAGAATGGGACCGTTCCGGCGTCACTTCTGCTGCATCCTGATCAGGTCAGCCAGCGTCAGCGCGGATGTGCTCATGCCCTTGGCCACCTGCGTATCCACTACCTTCTCCCTGAGCTTGACGCCCAGCTCCCTCTCGAGCTTCACGATTATCTTGTCGTCTGGTCTCATCTGGCCAGTCTCGATCTTGCTCAGCACGGTCAGGCGCTCGTTTATCTTCATTGCGAGGTCCTTCTGCGACATGCCCTTGCCTGAGCGCGCGTTGCGAATGCGCGCCGGGAAATCCTCAGCCAGTTCCTCCTTGCCCATCCCCTCCAGGACGTCTCTCGGGCGGGAACGTTTCTCGCGGACCTCAAGTCGCTGAGCTATCACAGGTTTGGGTGCGGACTCCTTCTCGGGCGCCTTCTTAGCCTCAATGCCAAACTTTGCGCATTCGGTGCAAACTTCAAGTTGAACCCCCTCTATTGTCACCTTCCTGCAGAAGGTGGCGTCCTTCCCGCAGAGCTCGCAAACCATCAGAATCACACTTCTGAACTAGCACGCCAAAGAATAAATAGAGTATTTAACCTTATATAATTACCAGGCCGGAATAAAGATTCTCAACGAGGTGTGAAGCATTGGAACAGGACCAACCTAGCCCGATGTTGGAAGAGACCAACAGGAAGATTTCCGTCCTAGAGGAAAGGAACCTCGAGCTTGTCGAAGAGGCTCGCCGAGTAGAAGGAGAGAAGAGGTTCGTGGAGGGAGAGCTGATCAGACTCCAGAAGGAGCTGAAGAGGCTCAAGGCCGAACTGGAGAGACTGAAGGCGCCTCCGCTCATAATCGGACAGGTGAAGGACATACTGGCCGACGGGAGAGTTGTCGTCAAGAGCTCGACCGGCCCAGATTTCATCGTCAGCACTTCAGACTACGTCTCACCGGAGCTCCTGCTGTCAGGCGCCAGGGTTGCTCTGAACAAGCAGACCCTGGCGGTCATGGGCGTATTGCCCCCGTCTCTCGACCCGATCGTAATGGGCGCAGAGATCATAGCCAAGCCCGACACGGACTATACGGAAATTGGCGGTCTCCAGGAACAGATCCTCGAAATCCGAGAAGCTGTTGAGGATCCGCTTCTAAGACCTGAGCTGTACAAGAAGGTCGGCATCGACCCGCCGAAAGGCGTTCTGCTCATCGGCCCGCCAGGTACGGGCAAGACACTGCTCGCAAAGGCCGTCGCCAAGCAGACCAATGCCACATTCATCAGGTTCGTCGGCTCTGAGCTCGTGCAGAAGTACATCGGAGAGGGCGCGAGGCTCGTTAGAGAGCTGTTCGACCTTGCGAGACAGAAGGCGCCGTCCATTGTGTTCATTGACGAGATCGACAGCATCGGCGCCAAGAGGCTCGAGCTTGCGACGTCTGGCGACCGCGAGGTCCAGAGGACCTTGATGCAGCTCTTGGCTGAGCTCGACGGTTTCAATCCGCTGGGCGAGGTCAAGATCATCGGCGCGACGAACAGGCCCGACATACTTGACGAGGCGCTTCTGAGGCCAGGCAGGTTCGACAGGATCATCGACATACCATTCCCGAACTTCGAGGCCAGGAGCGA
This genomic interval from Candidatus Thermoplasmatota archaeon contains the following:
- a CDS encoding nucleotide exchange factor GrpE, whose protein sequence is MPDNGTAKEPSPKDSMTLKEKQIADLTDDLKRLQAEFENFKKRTEKEWFERSKIATQRLMTDLLAVLDSFDKALEDTKEDCDRDRLNAGLDRLLKQLLQTLQREGLKEIKAEGMFDPFMHEALMTEERDDVEDGQILEVYQKGYSLGQKPLRPARVKVAKKKELEGNEAEVIDNDDEQSNRKSNKEEDENQ
- a CDS encoding TCP-1/cpn60 chaperonin family protein, with translation MIGQTPIFILKEGTKREKGKGAQFNNITAARAIADSVRSTLGPRGMDKMLVDSMGDVVITNDGVTILKEIDVEHPAAKMLVEVAKTQDEECGDGTTTAVILAGELLKKAEAMIEQNVHPTVISGGYRAAATKARELLENLAIKVSPDDKDTLMDIARTSMISKSVSASRDLLADVAVRAVSAVAEKKDGKWYVDDDNIQVVKKQGGSMDDTQMIAGIIVDKEAVHSGMPKKVEKAKVALVDSALEVKKTEIDAKIEITDPSQLHAFLDEEENMLKKMVAIVKKSGATVLFAQKGIDDLAQHYLAKEGIYAVRRVKKSDMEKLSKATGANLVTKLDDLKASDLGEAALVEEKKIADDRMTFVTGCKNPKAVSILIRGGTEHVVDEIDRSLNDAISVVSVAYEDGKLVTGGGSTAVELALKLRDYAASVGGREQIAIDAFASAMEVVPIALSENAGLDPIDVMISLRQAHKGGKKYAGINVFTGKVMDMKKEKVLEPIRIARQAISSATDAAVMILRIDDVIASKGGAGGKGPKGPDMGDEGGMD
- a CDS encoding DUF2240 family protein; its protein translation is MSELQRSIVLLFRRKGKEFLTEREFVFSASMDLRWFSPKDAQKLLDAGLTGGYLRKKNGNVFPTFDMDGIDVPLDYKPTKEMLEQTPKAQVDFFSEIVDKIVRTKAVPKREVVSRVNKKQELLGIDVEPAALLVASDYGLLVDNSFIERAESEILHRDFSI
- a CDS encoding TIGR00270 family protein, whose translation is MVCELCGKDATFCRKVTIEGVQLEVCTECAKFGIEAKKAPEKESAPKPVIAQRLEVREKRSRPRDVLEGMGKEELAEDFPARIRNARSGKGMSQKDLAMKINERLTVLSKIETGQMRPDDKIIVKLERELGVKLREKVVDTQVAKGMSTSALTLADLIRMQQK
- a CDS encoding proteasome-activating nucleotidase, whose protein sequence is MLEETNRKISVLEERNLELVEEARRVEGEKRFVEGELIRLQKELKRLKAELERLKAPPLIIGQVKDILADGRVVVKSSTGPDFIVSTSDYVSPELLLSGARVALNKQTLAVMGVLPPSLDPIVMGAEIIAKPDTDYTEIGGLQEQILEIREAVEDPLLRPELYKKVGIDPPKGVLLIGPPGTGKTLLAKAVAKQTNATFIRFVGSELVQKYIGEGARLVRELFDLARQKAPSIVFIDEIDSIGAKRLELATSGDREVQRTLMQLLAELDGFNPLGEVKIIGATNRPDILDEALLRPGRFDRIIDIPFPNFEARSEIFKIHSKRMNLDATVHLEELGVKTEGATGADIKAMCTEAGMFAIRDNRDIVNMVDFEKAITKVLDEDAEKGMETGPMFA